From the genome of Psychroserpens ponticola, one region includes:
- a CDS encoding GTP cyclohydrolase, with the protein MITVKEIHSKKDLKQFVKFPFGLYKNSKAWVPPIITQELQTFNKKKNPIFEDAEARFFLAYKGDTIVGRVAAIINWLEVDGQNQKKMRFGWFDFIDDFDVSKALLQNVEHIGIENNLEYAEGPVGFSNLDKVGIITEGFDVIAPMVTWYNHPYYIKHYEALGYKAEKTYVESTFPFENVKPEFFAKAQELIKRRYSLTALKFTKTEEVMPYVDKMFDLFNESYASLSSFVKITDIQKEYFKKKFISFINPEYIKFVVDKNDDLVGFAIVMPAFSKALQNANGKLFPFGFRHILNAKKNSKDAIFYLIGIHPEYQNKGVHAVIFNEYYETFKVKGIETCIRTPELEDNEAIQKIWKHFDPVVFRRRKTFRKNLN; encoded by the coding sequence ATGATTACTGTTAAAGAAATTCATTCTAAAAAAGACTTGAAGCAATTTGTAAAGTTTCCTTTTGGGCTTTATAAAAACTCAAAAGCTTGGGTACCTCCTATTATAACTCAAGAATTGCAAACTTTTAATAAAAAAAAGAATCCCATTTTTGAAGATGCCGAAGCTCGTTTTTTTCTTGCTTACAAAGGCGACACTATTGTTGGTCGCGTAGCTGCAATTATTAATTGGCTTGAAGTAGATGGACAAAACCAAAAGAAAATGCGTTTTGGATGGTTTGATTTTATTGATGATTTTGACGTTTCAAAAGCTTTACTTCAAAACGTTGAACATATTGGCATTGAGAACAATCTAGAATATGCCGAAGGACCTGTTGGCTTTTCAAACTTAGACAAAGTAGGCATTATTACCGAAGGATTTGACGTTATTGCACCAATGGTGACTTGGTACAACCATCCATATTACATCAAACATTATGAGGCTTTAGGTTATAAAGCTGAAAAAACTTACGTTGAAAGCACTTTCCCTTTTGAAAATGTAAAACCAGAGTTTTTTGCAAAAGCTCAAGAATTAATTAAACGTCGCTATAGTTTAACGGCTTTAAAATTCACAAAAACAGAAGAAGTTATGCCTTACGTTGACAAAATGTTTGACTTGTTCAATGAGAGTTATGCTTCACTATCTTCCTTTGTGAAAATTACAGATATTCAAAAAGAATACTTCAAAAAGAAATTTATAAGCTTCATAAATCCTGAATACATTAAGTTTGTGGTAGATAAAAATGATGATCTTGTTGGTTTTGCAATAGTTATGCCTGCATTTTCAAAAGCACTACAAAACGCTAATGGAAAACTATTTCCTTTTGGATTTAGACATATTTTAAATGCAAAAAAGAATAGCAAAGATGCCATTTTCTATCTTATAGGAATTCACCCAGAATATCAAAATAAAGGTGTTCATGCTGTAATTTTTAATGAATATTATGAAACTTTTAAAGTAAAAGGTATAGAAACCTGCATTAGAACTCCAGAACTTGAAGACAATGAGGCCATTCAAAAAATCTGGAAACATTTTGATCCTGTTGTGTTTAGACGTCGAAAAACTTTTAGAAAAAACCTTAATTAA
- a CDS encoding YfhO family protein, translating to MPLSFKKFLPHVLVLIGFVVISLAYFSPVLQGKQIKQSDIMHYIGMAQQQKDFKAQTGQETYWTNSAFGGMPTYQLGAKYPHNYIKKLDLTLRFLPRPADYLFIYFLGFYVLLLVLKVEYRLAALGALAFGFSTYLIIILGVGHNSKAHAIAYMPLVLSGIVLTFRKKYIFGFLLTTVALALELCANHFQMTYYLMLLVIVLGIAYLIDAFKKQVLPHFFKAVGILVFAAILSVALNATNVLATQEYVKESTRGKSELTINSDGSPREITSGLSRDYITEYSYGLLETFNLYIPRFLGGGSGENVGKDSESYKFYTGIGASPIEALNEVKHMPTYWGDQTIVEAPAYIGAVVLFLFVFALFLVKGRLKWWLVGGSLLSLILSYGDSEPFAFITNFFIDYVPLYNKFRAVSSIQVVLELCIPVLAIFGLSRLFNQYEKDTQKMKALKYSAMIAGGLALVFLLFKGAFDFVGVNDGYYRQAYGQYGEAFVDALREDRKSFFTQDTLRTLILVLLSAGTIFMFLKKKFSENTLVVVFAVLILFDLIGVDRRYVNTDNFVSAIKVNKPYKANAADLEILKDKGHFRVLDLSAEGSRAPARAAYFHNSLSGYHAAKLKRFNELYDFHIARNNMNVLNMLNTKYIIAEEEGQVFPYTNEDANGNAWFISDLEKVNSANVEIQMLDSLNTAIKAITTSEVLNTKQFSVDSTANIKLTEYKPNYLKYSSTNAKDGFAVFSEMYYGKGWQAYLDGNEVSHQRVDYVLRGLEVPLGEHQIEFKFEPQVVKTGSCIALASSILFGLLLLGGLYMEFKKKTNESA from the coding sequence ATGCCATTATCTTTCAAAAAATTTCTTCCGCACGTATTAGTCTTAATTGGTTTTGTAGTTATTTCATTAGCCTATTTTAGTCCAGTTTTGCAAGGGAAGCAAATAAAACAAAGCGATATCATGCATTATATTGGTATGGCGCAACAACAGAAAGATTTTAAAGCTCAAACTGGTCAAGAAACCTATTGGACAAACAGTGCATTTGGCGGCATGCCAACCTATCAATTAGGTGCTAAATATCCACATAATTATATTAAAAAATTAGATTTAACACTTCGATTTTTGCCAAGACCTGCAGATTATCTATTTATCTATTTTTTAGGATTTTATGTGCTTCTACTTGTATTAAAAGTTGAATATAGATTAGCGGCACTTGGAGCTCTCGCTTTTGGCTTTTCCACCTATCTCATTATTATACTTGGTGTTGGTCATAATAGTAAAGCACATGCCATTGCTTATATGCCATTAGTATTAAGTGGAATTGTACTCACATTTCGTAAAAAATACATTTTTGGATTCTTATTAACCACAGTTGCATTGGCTCTTGAACTCTGTGCGAACCATTTTCAAATGACCTATTATTTAATGCTGTTGGTCATCGTTTTAGGAATTGCATATCTCATAGACGCTTTTAAAAAACAAGTATTACCTCATTTTTTTAAAGCTGTTGGTATTCTAGTTTTTGCGGCTATACTTTCAGTAGCATTGAACGCTACTAATGTTTTGGCTACACAAGAATATGTAAAGGAAAGTACACGTGGTAAAAGTGAATTAACTATTAATTCAGATGGTTCTCCTAGAGAAATAACGTCAGGTTTGAGTCGAGATTATATCACAGAATACAGTTATGGACTTCTAGAAACGTTTAATTTATATATTCCTAGGTTTTTAGGTGGCGGAAGTGGTGAAAATGTAGGTAAAGATTCTGAATCGTATAAATTTTATACAGGAATTGGTGCAAGTCCGATTGAGGCTTTAAACGAAGTGAAACATATGCCTACTTATTGGGGAGATCAGACCATTGTTGAAGCTCCAGCCTATATTGGAGCAGTCGTTTTGTTTTTGTTTGTTTTTGCTTTATTCCTTGTAAAGGGCAGACTAAAATGGTGGTTAGTTGGAGGTAGTTTATTATCCTTGATTTTATCTTATGGAGACAGCGAGCCTTTCGCATTTATTACTAATTTCTTTATTGATTATGTACCATTGTACAACAAGTTTAGGGCAGTCAGTTCAATTCAGGTTGTATTAGAATTGTGTATTCCTGTTTTGGCTATTTTCGGATTATCGCGATTGTTTAATCAGTATGAAAAGGATACACAAAAAATGAAAGCTTTAAAGTATTCTGCAATGATTGCTGGAGGATTGGCTTTAGTATTCCTATTGTTTAAAGGTGCATTCGATTTTGTTGGTGTTAACGATGGGTATTACAGACAAGCCTACGGTCAATATGGAGAAGCATTTGTTGATGCGCTTCGTGAAGATCGAAAATCATTTTTTACTCAAGATACATTACGAACACTCATTTTAGTTTTATTATCAGCTGGAACCATTTTTATGTTTTTAAAGAAGAAATTTTCTGAAAACACGTTAGTGGTAGTTTTTGCTGTTTTGATTTTATTCGATTTAATTGGTGTTGATAGACGTTATGTGAATACAGATAATTTTGTATCTGCAATTAAAGTGAACAAGCCATACAAAGCTAACGCTGCTGATTTAGAAATTTTAAAAGACAAAGGTCATTTTAGAGTTTTAGATTTATCTGCTGAAGGCAGTAGAGCACCAGCAAGAGCAGCGTATTTTCATAATTCATTAAGTGGTTATCATGCAGCTAAACTGAAACGTTTTAATGAATTATATGATTTCCATATTGCTAGAAATAATATGAATGTATTGAACATGCTTAATACAAAATACATTATTGCTGAAGAAGAAGGTCAGGTGTTTCCTTATACAAATGAAGATGCTAATGGAAATGCTTGGTTTATTAGTGATTTAGAAAAAGTTAATTCTGCAAATGTAGAAATACAAATGTTAGATAGTTTAAATACAGCTATTAAAGCGATTACAACGTCTGAAGTATTGAATACAAAGCAATTTAGTGTTGATTCTACGGCAAATATTAAACTTACAGAATATAAGCCTAATTATCTTAAATATAGCTCTACAAATGCTAAAGACGGTTTTGCTGTATTTTCAGAAATGTACTACGGAAAAGGTTGGCAAGCGTATTTAGATGGAAATGAAGTGTCGCATCAGCGTGTTGATTATGTTTTACGCGGATTAGAGGTGCCTTTAGGAGAACATCAGATCGAGTTTAAGTTTGAACCACAAGTCGTAAAAACAGGAAGCTGTATTGCTTTAGCAAGTTCTATTTTGTTTGGATTATTATTGCTTGGTGGATTGTATATGGAGTTTAAAAAGAAAACCAATGAAAGTGCATAA
- a CDS encoding TrmH family RNA methyltransferase encodes MQLNHYSTSFTKRKFPITLVCENVTNAPNIGSLFRTADAFGIEKIVFCGDHIPLGRKMTKTSRATEKSVCFEVSNNAEEIATKLKSYGYQIIALEITSTSKSLYTHQFSINQPIALIIGDENFGVSETLLNLCDNTIHIEMFGQNSSMNVVQATSITLYEITKQFL; translated from the coding sequence ATGCAACTCAACCACTACTCTACATCGTTTACAAAACGAAAATTCCCAATAACTTTAGTTTGCGAAAATGTCACAAATGCACCAAACATTGGCAGCTTGTTTAGAACTGCTGATGCTTTTGGGATTGAAAAAATAGTGTTTTGTGGTGATCATATTCCATTAGGTCGAAAAATGACTAAGACATCACGTGCTACTGAGAAGTCTGTGTGTTTTGAAGTTTCAAATAATGCTGAAGAAATAGCAACTAAACTGAAATCCTATGGCTATCAGATTATTGCATTAGAAATAACAAGTACTAGCAAATCATTATATACACATCAATTTTCTATAAATCAGCCCATTGCTCTTATAATTGGTGATGAGAATTTTGGAGTTTCAGAAACTCTTTTGAACTTATGTGATAATACCATACATATAGAAATGTTTGGCCAAAATAGCAGTATGAATGTTGTGCAAGCAACTTCAATTACTTTATACGAAATTACTAAGCAATTCTTATAA
- a CDS encoding DUF4159 domain-containing protein: MSKLRKTLYLFLFFIGFINFNSSAQDLAIVKYKGGGDWYSNPTALPNLIKYCNANINTKMNPKPETVDVGSIDIFQFPMLHMTGHGNVFFSDEDAENLHNYLISGGFLHIDDNYGMEPYIKKELKKVFPNQELIELPATHEIFNSAYPFIDGLPKIHEHDGKRPQAFGLFYESRLVLLFTFESDLGDGWEDPEVHNDPPSVREKALKMGANIVKYAFEN; this comes from the coding sequence ATGTCAAAACTCCGTAAAACACTATACCTTTTTTTATTTTTCATAGGATTCATTAATTTTAATTCTAGTGCTCAAGATTTAGCGATTGTTAAATATAAAGGTGGAGGTGATTGGTATAGCAATCCTACTGCATTGCCTAATTTAATTAAATATTGTAATGCGAACATAAACACCAAAATGAATCCAAAACCAGAAACTGTTGATGTTGGTAGTATTGATATTTTTCAATTTCCAATGCTACATATGACAGGTCATGGAAACGTTTTTTTTAGTGATGAAGATGCTGAAAACCTTCATAATTACTTAATTTCTGGTGGTTTTCTACATATTGATGATAATTATGGCATGGAACCTTACATAAAAAAGGAGCTTAAAAAAGTATTTCCAAATCAAGAACTCATCGAATTACCTGCTACACACGAAATTTTTAATAGCGCTTACCCATTTATTGATGGTTTACCCAAAATACATGAGCATGATGGTAAACGACCACAAGCATTTGGTTTATTTTACGAAAGCAGATTAGTGCTTTTATTTACTTTTGAAAGCGATTTAGGTGATGGTTGGGAAGATCCTGAAGTTCATAATGATCCACCAAGTGTTAGAGAAAAAGCGCTTAAAATGGGAGCCAATATTGTAAAATATGCGTTTGAGAATTAA
- a CDS encoding transporter, which translates to MNFIKVSFTIFLLFVTQSIFAQYTEVINSNRPGVSRSAFSVGTNVAQLEVGPYIVKEEHTPLKYEVSGFGVDFAARYGLLFEELEINIEGIYQNDTRTDNRGFIAVENKRSNFKNFTIGAKYLVYDPLKNAGEEKPNLYSYHANRTFKWSSLIPAVAVYAGANFDTKDNSYLPPDVEGFSPKIMVATQNNFSGGWVLIMNLIKDRIGTDYSEFQYILTLTHSFNPQWVIFAETQGIDSEYYADNLFRFGGAYLWSKDFQLDTAVTLNTKDTPSVFGVNFGLSYRLDFHVDKETDNGNSKEDADKRKPKKKKKKKKKKKDDTDFDDDGSL; encoded by the coding sequence ATGAATTTCATCAAAGTATCCTTTACAATATTCCTCCTTTTTGTCACCCAATCTATTTTTGCTCAATACACAGAAGTTATTAATTCGAATAGACCTGGAGTGTCGAGAAGTGCTTTTTCAGTAGGCACAAATGTTGCTCAACTTGAAGTTGGGCCATATATTGTTAAAGAAGAGCATACCCCTTTAAAATATGAAGTTTCAGGTTTTGGAGTTGATTTTGCCGCTCGATACGGATTGCTTTTTGAAGAATTAGAAATAAATATTGAAGGGATTTACCAAAATGACACTAGAACAGATAATAGAGGATTTATAGCTGTAGAGAATAAACGTTCTAACTTTAAAAATTTTACTATTGGCGCAAAATATCTGGTGTATGATCCTTTAAAAAATGCAGGAGAAGAGAAACCGAATCTATATAGTTACCATGCAAATAGAACTTTCAAATGGAGCTCTTTAATTCCTGCTGTCGCAGTTTATGCAGGTGCAAATTTTGACACAAAAGATAATTCATATTTACCTCCAGACGTTGAAGGTTTTAGTCCTAAAATCATGGTTGCTACACAAAATAATTTTTCTGGTGGTTGGGTACTTATTATGAATTTAATAAAAGACAGAATTGGAACCGATTATTCTGAATTTCAATACATCTTAACACTTACTCACTCTTTTAACCCTCAATGGGTTATTTTTGCCGAAACTCAAGGTATTGATAGTGAATATTATGCTGATAATTTATTTCGTTTTGGTGGAGCATACTTATGGAGTAAAGACTTTCAGCTAGATACTGCGGTTACATTAAATACTAAAGACACGCCATCAGTGTTTGGCGTGAATTTTGGACTTTCATACCGATTGGATTTTCATGTTGATAAGGAAACAGACAACGGCAACTCCAAAGAGGATGCTGACAAAAGAAAACCAAAAAAGAAGAAAAAGAAAAAAAAGAAGAAAAAAGATGATACTGACTTTGATGATGACGGAAGCCTTTAA
- a CDS encoding DUF4834 family protein, which produces MLQTASFVGFFRTILIILLVYYGIKILTRLFAPYFLRYMSKKMQQKFGGQFQQHQQSQNPKQKTGETVIDKVPQQHKTSDKSVGEYVDYEEIE; this is translated from the coding sequence ATGTTACAAACAGCATCATTCGTGGGTTTTTTTAGAACGATTTTAATTATCCTTTTGGTATATTATGGTATTAAGATTTTGACACGTCTTTTTGCGCCATATTTTTTACGCTATATGTCTAAAAAGATGCAGCAGAAATTTGGCGGACAGTTTCAACAGCATCAGCAAAGCCAAAATCCTAAACAAAAAACAGGAGAAACTGTTATTGATAAAGTTCCTCAGCAACATAAAACTTCAGATAAAAGCGTTGGTGAATATGTAGATTACGAAGAAATTGAGTAA
- a CDS encoding glycosyltransferase family 4 protein, producing MKVHKKALIITYYWPPAGGPGVQRWLKFVKYLPEFGIEPIVYCPENPSYPITDNSLIDEVSSAITILKQPIKEPYRFANFLSKKNSKQISSGVIPKQKKQTFIQKMMLYIRGNFFIPDARKDWVKPSVSFLSDYIVKHNIETIITTGPPHSLHLIGLQLKQKHGFKWLADFRDPWTTIGYHKQLKLTKSSAIKHLELESKVLQTADQIIVTSDNTKKEFESKTRQPIAVITNGFDVNHVERPKKDSKFTMSHIGSLLSERNPKQLWDALSELINENSSFSEAFQLQLIGVVSDDIIQTFQQFGLTNHVKTLGYVSHEDAIKAQMSSRLLLLIEIDSEETKVIIPGKLFEYMVSETPILAVGPKDSDVETILKSTNTGQYYYYDQKRDIKSQVLSYFEAYKTDSLLVNPIGLQKYSRKALTKSLSDLLKD from the coding sequence ATGAAAGTGCATAAAAAGGCACTCATTATCACTTATTATTGGCCACCAGCTGGAGGTCCAGGTGTACAACGATGGTTGAAATTTGTAAAATACCTTCCAGAATTTGGCATTGAACCTATTGTATATTGCCCAGAAAACCCGAGTTATCCAATAACAGATAACAGTTTAATTGATGAAGTTTCAAGTGCAATTACAATTCTAAAACAACCTATAAAAGAACCGTATCGTTTCGCTAATTTTTTATCGAAAAAGAATTCAAAACAAATCAGTTCTGGTGTCATTCCGAAACAAAAAAAGCAGACCTTTATTCAGAAAATGATGCTTTATATTCGTGGTAATTTCTTTATTCCAGATGCGCGAAAAGATTGGGTGAAGCCTTCAGTGTCATTTCTTTCAGATTATATTGTTAAACATAATATTGAAACCATAATTACCACTGGTCCACCTCATAGTTTACATCTTATCGGACTTCAGTTAAAACAAAAACATGGTTTTAAATGGTTGGCAGATTTTAGAGATCCTTGGACGACCATTGGCTATCATAAACAATTAAAATTGACAAAATCATCTGCTATAAAACACTTAGAATTAGAATCTAAAGTGCTACAGACCGCAGATCAAATTATTGTAACTAGCGATAATACTAAAAAAGAATTTGAATCTAAAACTAGACAACCTATTGCTGTAATTACTAATGGTTTTGATGTGAATCATGTTGAACGACCGAAGAAAGATTCAAAATTTACAATGTCTCATATTGGATCGTTGTTATCGGAACGAAATCCGAAACAATTATGGGACGCTTTGAGTGAATTAATTAATGAAAATTCTTCTTTTTCAGAAGCATTTCAATTGCAATTAATTGGAGTCGTTAGTGATGATATTATACAAACGTTTCAGCAGTTTGGACTAACTAATCATGTGAAAACTTTAGGATATGTTTCACATGAAGACGCTATAAAAGCTCAAATGAGTTCTCGATTATTATTACTTATTGAAATCGATTCCGAAGAGACTAAAGTAATTATTCCAGGAAAACTGTTTGAATACATGGTATCAGAAACACCAATATTAGCTGTTGGTCCGAAAGATTCAGATGTTGAGACTATTTTAAAATCAACGAATACAGGTCAGTATTATTACTACGACCAAAAACGAGATATTAAATCTCAGGTTTTATCGTATTTTGAAGCTTATAAAACCGATTCATTATTGGTAAATCCAATTGGATTGCAAAAATACAGTAGAAAAGCGTTGACCAAATCGCTTTCAGATTTACTCAAGGATTAA
- a CDS encoding class I SAM-dependent methyltransferase encodes MNQSILHTEVQSYINSHLNDDITKLLLKGTQINGVNTKAIVEQIEAKLKSKIKLPTWFQTEGIYFPNKLNIEQTSSEITAKYKSELISGNNIIDITGGFGIDCHYFSKRFSKVIHCEINEELSHIVANNSKLLQSNNIEFFSTDGIAFLKCNEEIFDWIYIDPSRRHNQKGKVFFLEDCLPNVPLNLEFLFSKTDQILVKTSPLLDISIGLKELKHVESIHIVSVKNEVKELLWVLKKDYSGSIKVSTVDITNQKTEAFDFYLNEELDANPVYSEPLSYLYEPNVAIYKSGAFKLVSTKLNINKLHSNSHLYTSNTLFAFPGRRFQIDKVLPYHKQRLKKEHLKKANITIRNFPETVQNIRKKLDIKEGGNNYLFFTTNVLNEKIVLICSKVE; translated from the coding sequence TTGAATCAAAGCATTTTACATACAGAAGTTCAATCCTATATAAACTCTCATCTTAATGATGATATTACAAAACTTCTATTAAAAGGAACACAAATAAATGGAGTTAACACCAAAGCGATAGTTGAGCAAATTGAAGCCAAACTAAAGTCTAAAATCAAATTACCAACTTGGTTTCAAACTGAAGGAATCTATTTCCCAAATAAACTAAATATTGAGCAAACATCTTCTGAAATCACAGCTAAATATAAATCTGAACTAATTTCTGGTAATAATATTATTGACATCACTGGAGGTTTTGGAATAGATTGCCACTATTTTTCAAAACGGTTTTCCAAAGTAATTCATTGTGAAATAAACGAAGAACTCTCCCACATTGTAGCCAATAATTCAAAATTACTTCAATCAAATAATATAGAGTTTTTTTCAACAGATGGTATAGCCTTTTTAAAATGTAATGAGGAAATTTTTGATTGGATATATATTGATCCATCACGAAGACACAATCAAAAGGGAAAGGTTTTTTTCCTTGAAGACTGTTTACCAAACGTACCTTTGAATCTAGAATTCCTCTTTTCAAAAACAGATCAGATTTTAGTTAAAACATCTCCTCTTTTAGATATTTCTATCGGATTAAAAGAATTGAAACATGTAGAATCCATTCATATTGTTTCTGTAAAAAATGAAGTCAAAGAATTATTATGGGTACTAAAAAAAGATTATTCAGGTAGCATTAAAGTTTCAACAGTAGACATAACTAATCAAAAAACAGAAGCATTCGATTTTTATTTAAATGAAGAACTTGATGCAAATCCTGTTTATAGCGAACCTCTTTCCTATTTATATGAACCAAACGTAGCAATTTACAAATCTGGCGCATTCAAACTTGTGTCAACAAAATTAAACATTAACAAACTACATAGTAATAGTCATCTTTATACATCAAATACACTCTTCGCATTTCCTGGAAGACGTTTTCAAATAGACAAGGTCTTACCTTATCATAAACAACGTCTAAAAAAAGAGCATTTAAAAAAGGCAAATATCACTATTAGAAACTTTCCTGAAACGGTTCAGAATATTCGAAAAAAACTAGATATAAAAGAAGGTGGTAATAATTACCTCTTCTTTACAACAAACGTATTGAACGAAAAAATAGTTTTAATCTGTTCTAAAGTTGAATAG
- a CDS encoding AI-2E family transporter, with the protein MNSKIIANGILRAIAILLGACLILIFLYKIQSVIVYIAIAGVISLIGRPIVLFLRRKLKFNNTIAVIITMVLFIGLLLGLIRMFIPLVVEQGENLSLLDIDELQRNAENLYSEIITYFDLSKVDVEQSIKDSGMLSKLDYSILPNFLNSFIEGLGSSLIGLFSVLFISFFFLKDSRLFENGIITFIPDSKESRWKNSSEKIKDLLSRYFVGLIFQILILFVIYTVVLLIFDIDNAIVIAFLCALLNLIPYVGPLVSGILMIVLTMSSNLGESFSDVILPKTTYVMIGFVIAQLVDNFFSQPFIFSKSVKSHPLEIFLIIIIAGLLFGIVGMIVAVPSYTAIKVILKEFLSENKVVKKLTQDL; encoded by the coding sequence ATGAATTCAAAAATCATTGCAAATGGCATATTAAGAGCGATTGCTATTTTATTAGGTGCTTGCCTTATTTTAATCTTTTTATATAAAATTCAATCCGTAATCGTTTACATTGCAATTGCTGGTGTAATTTCATTAATTGGAAGGCCTATCGTATTGTTTTTAAGACGCAAACTTAAGTTCAATAACACAATAGCAGTTATCATTACAATGGTATTATTTATAGGGCTACTATTAGGTCTTATAAGAATGTTTATACCTTTGGTCGTAGAACAAGGTGAAAATTTATCACTCTTAGATATTGATGAATTACAACGAAATGCTGAAAACTTATATTCAGAGATTATCACCTATTTTGATTTAAGTAAAGTTGATGTTGAGCAATCTATAAAGGATTCTGGAATGCTATCTAAATTAGATTATTCTATACTCCCAAATTTTTTAAACTCATTTATTGAAGGATTAGGAAGCTCTCTCATTGGCTTGTTTTCTGTATTATTCATTTCATTTTTCTTCTTAAAAGATAGCCGTCTTTTTGAAAACGGAATTATCACATTTATACCAGACTCTAAAGAATCTCGTTGGAAAAACTCTTCAGAAAAAATTAAAGATTTACTCTCTAGATACTTTGTTGGTTTAATCTTTCAAATTCTAATTCTGTTTGTAATCTATACAGTGGTATTATTAATATTTGATATTGACAATGCAATCGTTATTGCTTTTTTATGTGCTTTACTTAATCTTATTCCATATGTTGGACCATTAGTAAGTGGAATTTTAATGATTGTTTTAACCATGTCTAGCAATTTAGGTGAAAGTTTTAGTGATGTAATTTTACCTAAGACCACCTATGTAATGATTGGTTTTGTAATTGCCCAATTGGTAGATAATTTTTTCAGTCAGCCATTTATTTTTTCTAAAAGCGTAAAATCACATCCTCTTGAAATATTTTTAATAATTATTATTGCAGGATTGTTATTCGGAATTGTAGGCATGATCGTAGCAGTACCATCATATACAGCAATAAAAGTGATCTTAAAAGAGTTTCTTTCAGAAAATAAAGTCGTAAAAAAACTAACTCAAGATCTTTAA